The proteins below are encoded in one region of Scophthalmus maximus strain ysfricsl-2021 chromosome 4, ASM2237912v1, whole genome shotgun sequence:
- the kctd3 gene encoding BTB/POZ domain-containing protein KCTD3 isoform X2, which translates to MWIPDSFFSSLLSGRISTLRDETGAIFIDRDPTAFAPILNFLRTKELDLRGVSISVLRHEAEFYGITPLVRRLLLCEELDRSSCGSVLFHGYLPPPALPARKPRSASAASGSSSEERPGPSGAEGFTRVGPPPHPSLPASPGADDNNKLGPVVDPRKVLIIAGHHNWIVAAYAHFVICYRIKESSGWQQVFSSPYLDWTIERIALNAKVVGGPHGDKDKMVAAASESSIILWSIQDGGSGNEIGVFSLGVPVDDLFFIGNQLVATSHTGKVGVWNAVTQHWQVQDVVPITSCDTAGSFLLLGCNNGSIYYIDMQKFPLRMKDNDLLVTELYHDPSNDAITALSVYLTPKTSVSGNWIEIAYGTSSGAVRVIVQHPETVGSGPQLFQTFTVHRSPVTKIMLSEKHLVSVCADNNHVRTWTVTRFRGMISTQPGSTPLASFKILSLEETESHGSYCSGNDIGPFGDRDDQQVFIQKVIPITNKLFVRLSSTGKRICEVQSVDGTTISCFMVRECEGSSRMGSRPRRYLFTGQGNGSIQMWDLTTAMDNANKGEERKKEDVGGPTEEELLQLLDQCDLSTSRCATPSISPAPSLLHHTRLRESCSSLQLQAQEPIPESQATYAAVRPYRESPLLARARRTESFHSYRDFQNFSLSRGVLDSTGQTSAQGPGQVPDARRSLCDFGSEDGERRASVMELWAYRSSGLSLSTNIGALAAAGVSVVKAEGGQDAPRQPPDSPIPGGDVRKKVHPTEEGEGVSPGGDGAKAEGGVKKRGVLEGGFLGRKRAPPVPHLASLPSGSDGGGSDSSANASPSPTKLASSTSPRHRKLAPELSNQDSSL; encoded by the exons atattTATTGACAGAGACCCTACAGCTTTTGCGCCAATTTTGAATTTTCTCCGAACCAAAGAATTGGACCTGCG gGGTGTCAGCATCAGCGTCCTGCGACATGAAGCCGAGTTCTACGGGATAACTCCTTTAG tgCGGCGCCTGTTGCTGTGTGAGGAACTGGACCGCTCGTCATGTGGTAGTGTTCTCTTCCATGGTTACCTGCCACCCCCAG CCCTCCCTGCCCGCAAACCACGCTCTGCCTCAGcagcctctggctcctcttctgAAGAGCGGCCGGGTCCAAGTGGAGCAGAGGGCTTCACCCGTGTCggtccccctcctcacccctccctgCCTGCTTCACCTGGAGcagatgacaacaacaaactgg gtcccGTTGTTGACCCCAGGAAGGTGTTGATTATAGCAGGACACCACAACTGGATTGTAGCAGCCTATGCACACTTTGTCATCTGCTACAG GATAAAGGAATCTTCTGGATGGCAGCAGGTGTTTTCCTCCCCCTACCTTGACTGGACCATTGAACGGATTGCCCTCAATGCCAAGGTGGTGGGAGGCCCGCATGGAGACAAGGACAAGATGGTGGCCGCCGCCTCTGAAAGCAGCATCATCCTCTGGAGCATCCAAGATGGAGGCAGTGGCAACGAGATAG GTGTATTCAGTCTCGGTGTACCGGTCGATGATCTGTTCTTCATCGGGAACCAGCTGGTGGCTACGAGCCACACAGGGAAGGTCGGGGTGTGGAATGCTGTCACACAACACTGGCAG gtCCAAGATGTGGTTCCCATCACCAGCTGTGACACGGCAGGATCCTTTTTACTACTGGGCTGCAACAACGGCTCCATCTACTACATAG ACATGCAGAAGTTTCCACTGAGGATGAAGGATAATGATCTCCTGGTGACTGAGCTTTATCATGACCCTTCAAACGATGCCATCACTGCGCTGTCTGTCTATCTTACACCTAAAACCA gtGTGAGTGGCAACTGGATCGAGATCGCCTACGGGACGAGCAGCGGTGCAGTGAGAGTGATCGTGCAACACCCGGAGACAGTGGGATCAGGTCCTCAGCTCTTTCAGACCTTCACCGTGCACAGGAGCCCAGTCACAAAGATTATGTTGTCGGAGAAACATCTGGTATCAG tgtgtgcggaCAACAACCATGTCCGGACGTGGACGGTGACCCGCTTCAGAGGGATGATCTCCACCCAGCCAGGCTCCACCCCTCTGGCCTCCTTCAAAATACTGTCcctggaggagacggagagtcACGGGAGCTACTGCTCAGGGAATGATATCG GTCCATTTGGAGATAGAGACGATCAGCAGGTTTTTATCCAGAAGGTCATTCCTATCACCAACAAACTGTTTGTGAGGCTCTCATCAACTGGAAAAAG GATCTGTGAGGTGCAGTCAGTTGACGGAACCACCATCTCTTGCTTCATGGTACGAGAGTGCGAAGGCTCCAGTCGGATGGGGTCGCGACCTCGACGCTATCTGTTTACTGGTCAAGGCAACGGCAGCATCCAAATGTGGGACCTGACCACTGCGATGGACAACGCTAacaagggagaggagaggaagaaagagg ATGTAGGTGGGCCTACAGAGGAggaactgctgcagctgttggaCCAGTGTGACCTGAGCACCTCCCGCTGCGCCACGCCAAGtattagccccgccccctccttgCTGCACCACACGCGGCTGCGAGAGTCCTGCTCAAG TCTGCAGTTACAGGCCCAGGAGCCCATTCCTGAGAGTCAGGCTACTTATGCAGCTGTGCGTCCCTACAGAGAGAGCCCCCTGCTGGCCCGCGCTCGACGAACCGAGTCCTTCCACAGCTACCG AGACTTCCAGAACTTCAGCCTGAGTCGGGGTGTCCTGGACAGCACAGGTCAGACGTCCGCGCAGGGCCCCGGTCAGGTCCCTGACGCCCGCCGTTCACTCTGTGACTTTGGGTCTGAGGACGGTGAGAGGAGAGCCTCCGTTATGGAGCTCTGGGCTTATCGAAGTAGCGGTTTGAGCTTGAGCACTAACATCGGGGCCTTGGCTGCTGCCGGTGTTTCTGTTGTTAAGGCAGAAGGCGGTCAAGACGCTCCGCGGCAACCTCCGGACAGCCCGATTCCGGGGGGTGACGTCAGAAAAAAGGTGCACcccacagaggagggagagggtgtgAGCCCCGGGGGAGATGGGGCAAAGGCAGAGGGAGGTGTGAAGAAGAGGGGAGTACTAGAAGGAGGCTTTCTAGGGAGGAAAAGAGCGCCTCCAGTTCCTCACCTCGCCTCTCTCCCCTCCGGATCTGATGGCGGAGGCAGCGACTCATCTGCAAATGCTTCCCCCTCCCCAACTAAACTGGCATCCTCCACCTCGCCGCGACACAGGAAGCTGGCCCCTGAGCTGTCCAATCAGGACAGCAGCCTGTGA
- the kctd3 gene encoding BTB/POZ domain-containing protein KCTD3 isoform X1, with translation MAANGSSVTPGMGEIIQLNVGGTRFSTSRQTLMWIPDSFFSSLLSGRISTLRDETGAIFIDRDPTAFAPILNFLRTKELDLRGVSISVLRHEAEFYGITPLVRRLLLCEELDRSSCGSVLFHGYLPPPALPARKPRSASAASGSSSEERPGPSGAEGFTRVGPPPHPSLPASPGADDNNKLGPVVDPRKVLIIAGHHNWIVAAYAHFVICYRIKESSGWQQVFSSPYLDWTIERIALNAKVVGGPHGDKDKMVAAASESSIILWSIQDGGSGNEIGVFSLGVPVDDLFFIGNQLVATSHTGKVGVWNAVTQHWQVQDVVPITSCDTAGSFLLLGCNNGSIYYIDMQKFPLRMKDNDLLVTELYHDPSNDAITALSVYLTPKTSVSGNWIEIAYGTSSGAVRVIVQHPETVGSGPQLFQTFTVHRSPVTKIMLSEKHLVSVCADNNHVRTWTVTRFRGMISTQPGSTPLASFKILSLEETESHGSYCSGNDIGPFGDRDDQQVFIQKVIPITNKLFVRLSSTGKRICEVQSVDGTTISCFMVRECEGSSRMGSRPRRYLFTGQGNGSIQMWDLTTAMDNANKGEERKKEDVGGPTEEELLQLLDQCDLSTSRCATPSISPAPSLLHHTRLRESCSSLQLQAQEPIPESQATYAAVRPYRESPLLARARRTESFHSYRDFQNFSLSRGVLDSTGQTSAQGPGQVPDARRSLCDFGSEDGERRASVMELWAYRSSGLSLSTNIGALAAAGVSVVKAEGGQDAPRQPPDSPIPGGDVRKKVHPTEEGEGVSPGGDGAKAEGGVKKRGVLEGGFLGRKRAPPVPHLASLPSGSDGGGSDSSANASPSPTKLASSTSPRHRKLAPELSNQDSSL, from the exons atattTATTGACAGAGACCCTACAGCTTTTGCGCCAATTTTGAATTTTCTCCGAACCAAAGAATTGGACCTGCG gGGTGTCAGCATCAGCGTCCTGCGACATGAAGCCGAGTTCTACGGGATAACTCCTTTAG tgCGGCGCCTGTTGCTGTGTGAGGAACTGGACCGCTCGTCATGTGGTAGTGTTCTCTTCCATGGTTACCTGCCACCCCCAG CCCTCCCTGCCCGCAAACCACGCTCTGCCTCAGcagcctctggctcctcttctgAAGAGCGGCCGGGTCCAAGTGGAGCAGAGGGCTTCACCCGTGTCggtccccctcctcacccctccctgCCTGCTTCACCTGGAGcagatgacaacaacaaactgg gtcccGTTGTTGACCCCAGGAAGGTGTTGATTATAGCAGGACACCACAACTGGATTGTAGCAGCCTATGCACACTTTGTCATCTGCTACAG GATAAAGGAATCTTCTGGATGGCAGCAGGTGTTTTCCTCCCCCTACCTTGACTGGACCATTGAACGGATTGCCCTCAATGCCAAGGTGGTGGGAGGCCCGCATGGAGACAAGGACAAGATGGTGGCCGCCGCCTCTGAAAGCAGCATCATCCTCTGGAGCATCCAAGATGGAGGCAGTGGCAACGAGATAG GTGTATTCAGTCTCGGTGTACCGGTCGATGATCTGTTCTTCATCGGGAACCAGCTGGTGGCTACGAGCCACACAGGGAAGGTCGGGGTGTGGAATGCTGTCACACAACACTGGCAG gtCCAAGATGTGGTTCCCATCACCAGCTGTGACACGGCAGGATCCTTTTTACTACTGGGCTGCAACAACGGCTCCATCTACTACATAG ACATGCAGAAGTTTCCACTGAGGATGAAGGATAATGATCTCCTGGTGACTGAGCTTTATCATGACCCTTCAAACGATGCCATCACTGCGCTGTCTGTCTATCTTACACCTAAAACCA gtGTGAGTGGCAACTGGATCGAGATCGCCTACGGGACGAGCAGCGGTGCAGTGAGAGTGATCGTGCAACACCCGGAGACAGTGGGATCAGGTCCTCAGCTCTTTCAGACCTTCACCGTGCACAGGAGCCCAGTCACAAAGATTATGTTGTCGGAGAAACATCTGGTATCAG tgtgtgcggaCAACAACCATGTCCGGACGTGGACGGTGACCCGCTTCAGAGGGATGATCTCCACCCAGCCAGGCTCCACCCCTCTGGCCTCCTTCAAAATACTGTCcctggaggagacggagagtcACGGGAGCTACTGCTCAGGGAATGATATCG GTCCATTTGGAGATAGAGACGATCAGCAGGTTTTTATCCAGAAGGTCATTCCTATCACCAACAAACTGTTTGTGAGGCTCTCATCAACTGGAAAAAG GATCTGTGAGGTGCAGTCAGTTGACGGAACCACCATCTCTTGCTTCATGGTACGAGAGTGCGAAGGCTCCAGTCGGATGGGGTCGCGACCTCGACGCTATCTGTTTACTGGTCAAGGCAACGGCAGCATCCAAATGTGGGACCTGACCACTGCGATGGACAACGCTAacaagggagaggagaggaagaaagagg ATGTAGGTGGGCCTACAGAGGAggaactgctgcagctgttggaCCAGTGTGACCTGAGCACCTCCCGCTGCGCCACGCCAAGtattagccccgccccctccttgCTGCACCACACGCGGCTGCGAGAGTCCTGCTCAAG TCTGCAGTTACAGGCCCAGGAGCCCATTCCTGAGAGTCAGGCTACTTATGCAGCTGTGCGTCCCTACAGAGAGAGCCCCCTGCTGGCCCGCGCTCGACGAACCGAGTCCTTCCACAGCTACCG AGACTTCCAGAACTTCAGCCTGAGTCGGGGTGTCCTGGACAGCACAGGTCAGACGTCCGCGCAGGGCCCCGGTCAGGTCCCTGACGCCCGCCGTTCACTCTGTGACTTTGGGTCTGAGGACGGTGAGAGGAGAGCCTCCGTTATGGAGCTCTGGGCTTATCGAAGTAGCGGTTTGAGCTTGAGCACTAACATCGGGGCCTTGGCTGCTGCCGGTGTTTCTGTTGTTAAGGCAGAAGGCGGTCAAGACGCTCCGCGGCAACCTCCGGACAGCCCGATTCCGGGGGGTGACGTCAGAAAAAAGGTGCACcccacagaggagggagagggtgtgAGCCCCGGGGGAGATGGGGCAAAGGCAGAGGGAGGTGTGAAGAAGAGGGGAGTACTAGAAGGAGGCTTTCTAGGGAGGAAAAGAGCGCCTCCAGTTCCTCACCTCGCCTCTCTCCCCTCCGGATCTGATGGCGGAGGCAGCGACTCATCTGCAAATGCTTCCCCCTCCCCAACTAAACTGGCATCCTCCACCTCGCCGCGACACAGGAAGCTGGCCCCTGAGCTGTCCAATCAGGACAGCAGCCTGTGA